In Macrobrachium rosenbergii isolate ZJJX-2024 chromosome 19, ASM4041242v1, whole genome shotgun sequence, the following are encoded in one genomic region:
- the LOC136848600 gene encoding cytochrome P450 2L1-like, whose protein sequence is MLTWALLALFLGFLFWVSRKPSGLPPGRWGLPVIGYIPLYTTNIGQIISDLRKEYGDIFTWKVGGQVLVGLCDYKLIKSTFSRPECQGRPKFFTFEVAQLHTNTGIVNAVGDVWMQGRRFALRHLKDFGMGKSSLESVIQYEAVHLAKSFEATSGKPVEISWNVNVAALNVLWKLVANRRYETDNKEITRFNEAVSSDVEVTQTRCLPLDLFPGLHKILPKFILHGWMKVDLLYQNMEKLKEFAMEIIKEHEKNFDPDNLQDYIDVYLSETRKGDNKGTIFQEDYSNLAVTICDLFVAGSHTTSSTMRWMVALLATHPEVQKKMQSEIDSVVPRDRPPSIQDREKLPYTEAVLLEVMRFSSLVPLGIMHATTEDVQIGEYHLPKGTGLFASARTCHRDPKYFERPDEFYPEHFLDEGGKVITRKEGFLPFSLGRRQCLGEILARMELFLFASCLVQKFSAAPPEGRTISPISDPTKPFLSFIEPYEVVLTLR, encoded by the exons ATGCTTACGTGGGCTCTACTGGCCTTGTTTCTGGGTTTTTTATTTTGGGTATCTAGAAAACCTAGTGGTCTTCCTCCAG gacgATGGGGGCTACCAGTGATTGGGTATATTCCTCTGTACACAACCAATATCGGCCAAATCATTAGTGACCTTAGAAAGGAATACGGTGATATATTCAC GTGGAAAGTTGGCGGCCAGGTGCTTGTTGGACTGTGCGACTACAAGCTGATCAAGAGCACATTCAGCAGGCCGGAATGTCAGGGCAGACCAAAATTTTTCACCTTTGAGGTCGCGCAGTTACACACAAACACTG GGATAGTTAACGCAGTAGGCGACGTGTGGATGCAGGGCAGGAGGTTTGCCCTCAGGCACCTGAAGGACTTCGGCATGGGCAAGTCCTCGCTGGAAAGCGTCATCCAGTACGAGGCAGTCCACCTGGCCAAAAGCTTCGAGGCCACGTCGGGCAAACCCGTCGAGATATCCTGGAACGTCAACGTTGCGGCGTTGAATGTCCTTTGGAAGCTCGTAGCAA ACAGGAGGTACGAAACGGACAACAAAGAGATCACGAGATTCAATGAGGCGGTGTCCTCCGACGTAGAGGTGACTCAGACCCGATGCCTGCCCCTGGACCTTTTCCCGGGGCTGCACAAAATCCTTCCGAAATTCATCCTGCACGGGTGGATGAAAGTTGACCTCCTCTACCAGAATATGGAGAAACTGAAGGAGTTCGCAATG GAAATCATCAAAGAACACGAGAAGAACTTTGATCCCGACAACCTTCAGGATTACATAGACGTGTACCTGAGCGAGACCAGAAAAGGAGACAACAAAGGCACCATTTTCCAGGAAGACT ATTCAAACCTAGCAGTAACTATCTGCGACCTGTTCGTGGCTGGGAGCCACACTACTTCCTCGACGATGCGCTGGATGGTGGCGCTTCTGGCGACGCATCCAGAGGTTCAGAAGAAGATGCAGAGTGAGATCGACAGCGTCGTTCCAAGAGATCGACCGCCATCTATCCAAGATAGAGAAAA GCTACCCTATACGGAAGCTGTATTGCTCGAAGTCATGAGATTTTCCTCCCTCGTCCCCTTGGGCATTATGCACGCCACTACAGAGGACGTTCAAATCGGCGAATATCACCTGCCAAAG GGCACCGGGTTATTCGCGAGTGCCAGGACTTGCCACAGGGACCCGAAGTATTTTGAGAGACCCGACGAATTCTACCCGGAGCACTTCCTGGACGAAGGGGGAAAAGTCATCACCAGAAAGGAGGggtttcttccattttcccttg GTCGGCGTCAGTGCCTGGGTGAGATCCTGGCCAGGATGGAATTGTTCCTGTTCGCTTCATGTCTGGTCCAGAAGTTCAGCGCTGCGCCTCCCGAAGGGCGAACCATTTCGCCCATCTCTGATCCTACGAAACCCTTCCTAAGCTTCATTGAGCCTTACGAAGTGGTTCTGACACTTAGGTAG